A portion of the Cervus canadensis isolate Bull #8, Minnesota chromosome 26, ASM1932006v1, whole genome shotgun sequence genome contains these proteins:
- the PLAC8 gene encoding placenta-specific gene 8 protein has translation MQAASAPVVIVTQPGVGSGPAPQNSNWQTGMCDCFSDCGVCLCGTFCFTCLACQVAADMNECCLCGATVAMRTLYRTRYGIPGSICDDYMVTLCCPLCSLCQIKRDINRRRANRTF, from the exons ATGCAAGCTGCATCTGCTCCAGTGGTCATTGTAACTCAGCCCGGAGTTGGAAGCGGTCCAGCACCTCAAAACTCCAACTGGCAGACGGGCATGTGTGATTGTTTCAGCGACTGCGGTGTCT GTCTCTGCGGCACATTTTGCTTCACGTGTCTTGCGTGTCAAGTTGCAGCTGACATGAATGAATGTTGTCTGTGCGGAGCAACTGTCGCGATGAGGACCCTCTACAGGACTCGATACGGCATTCCG GGATCCATTTGTGATGACTACATGGTGACCCTTTGCTGTCCTCTGTGTTCTCTTTGCCAAATCAAGAGAGACATCAACAGAAGGAGAGCCAATCGCACTTtctaa